TTATGATGAAGGCTACTTAACAGGTATATACCATGGAGATTTATCTTATCAAGAAAGACATACAGTACAACATCAGTTTATAAGCAATGAAATTCCTATAATCGTAGCTACAAGTGCTTTTGGAATGGGTATTAATAAAAAAGATATTAGAACGATTATACATTTTCATATACCTACAAGCCCTTCCAGCTATATGCAAGAGATAGGTAGGGCTGGTCGTGATGGTGAGATAAGCCAAGCAATCAGTCTGTATCAACCTGATGACAGCTATTTATTAGAAACTCTACTTTTTACAGATAGTGTAACTTCAGATGATATAGCATTATTTGAGACCGGAGATTTAATCGATCCAATTAAATTAGAAATGTTAGAAACATTAAGTAGTTATTATTCCATTCATGAGTTGACCACTATATTTAACAAATCGTTGCAAAGAAAACAATTAGCATATAAAAAAATGATTAATTATAAAATGCTAGATACATGTCGACGTAGTTTTTTACTAGCTTATTTTGGTGAATACAATATTAAGAAACCATCTTATTGTTGTGATAATGATACACATTTGAAAAAATTAACAATATATAATAAAAAAAAAGTAAAACGAAAAATGGATTATAATGAGAAGTTACAGAATTTATTCAATTAATATATAATTACTTTACTTCACTTTTTAAAACAAGCTATAATACAATCTATAAAAGGGTTTTATTGTATTTTCATTTATTTCACATACATATTTACCATTAAGTAGGGTATAACTTTGTATAAAAAACTAAAAAGGAAGGATGATGATTTTGTCTAATAATAATTTTAGAGACGATTTTGAAAAAAATCGTCAATCAATTGATCCAACTGAGCATAATGACAAATCAGACGACTCAATTGAACAAGATTCAGAACAACATACTGATAATGCTAGCGAAAAAGCAGATGAACAATTCCCTCCAAGAAATGCGCAACGTAGACAACGTAGTAGAAATACCGCTACAAATCAACAAGAAGACGAACAAGACTCATTACATGATGAAGAGCATGATTCACAAGAGTCAGACGCTCAAAATACTGATGAAAATAATACTACTGATGAAAACAACCAAGAAGCTAGTAACGGTGCCGGCAAAGGGGTTGCTGGTGGTGTAGTAGGTGGTTCTGCAGTAGAATCTTCTAAAGATTCTAAGGATTTACATCACGACGACAACAACAAGCAGCCAAATCCAAATGAAGAACATTCAGCTAAAGATGATAATGAAGATTTCGACGACAAAAATCATCTTGATGATGAACAAAAAAATAATGATTCTAAAAAAGGCAAAAAAGGTGCTGCAGTCGCAGGTGGTGGTGCTGCAGCTGCAGGTGCTGGCGCTTATGCAGCTAAGAAACATCAGGATAACAAAAATGAAAGTTCTGATGTTAAACATGATTCTAATGAAAAAGATGATGACACCAATGAGAACAAAGATACAAAAGATGAAACAGAAAATACAAATAAATCTAAAAAAGCTGGCTTAGGCGGTGCAGTTGCTGGAACTGGAGCAGCTGCTGCAGGTAGCGCAACTGCTGCTAAAGCTAGTGGTTCAGGTGCCAATAATGGTGGTTCTGGTAATAATGGTAATAACAATAACAATAACAATGACAATAATAATGATGATAATAACGGTAACAAAAAGAAGAGCTTCTTAGCTAAGTTATTACCAATATTAGCAGCCTTATTAATATTAGCAGCTATCGCTATTTTTGCAGGTATGGCCTTAACAGGTGGTAACAACGGTAGTGATAAATCTGATGATAATAAAACTGCACAAAAATCAGATAAAGACTCTAACAAAGATAAGAAATCTGATAGCGACAAAGACAAAAACGATAGTGATGACAAAGCTAACAAAGACAGCGATAATGGCAATAACAACAGTGGTTCAGACAGTGACAATAATTCATCTACTGATAATCAATCTGGTGATAACAATAATTCATCTGCTGATAATCAATCTGGTAATGACAATAATTCATCTGCTGATAATCAATCTAGTGATGACAATAATTCAAATGCATCAGATAATAATAGTCAAGACCAACAGAATAGTCAATCTCAACAAAACAATCAATCTGATCAAAATGCTAACTCAAATCAAAACGCTTCAAACAGCAGCAATTCTCAAAATAACAGTCAAGGACAACGTACGCATACGGTAGAAGGTCAAAACTTATACAGAATTGCAATTCAATATTACGGTGAAGGTTCACCAGAAAATGTTGAAAAAATTAGAAAAGCTAACAACATTCAAGGTAATGACATTCATAACGGCCAACGTCTTGTAATTCCACAATAAGACAGAAATTTAATATGATCATTAGAGGAAAATCATTTCATATGATTTTCCTCTTTTTTTATTAAATGAGCTTAAAAGAGCTTTATAGAAGTAATTATTTTATAAAAATTTATAAAAAATTAGTACTATCAGTTCGAATTAGTGATAATTTATTATATTTTCAATATCTAATGTTTGGAATTCATCTCATAATTGGTATAATATAC
The genomic region above belongs to Staphylococcus durrellii and contains:
- the ebpS gene encoding elastin-binding protein EbpS; this translates as MILSNNNFRDDFEKNRQSIDPTEHNDKSDDSIEQDSEQHTDNASEKADEQFPPRNAQRRQRSRNTATNQQEDEQDSLHDEEHDSQESDAQNTDENNTTDENNQEASNGAGKGVAGGVVGGSAVESSKDSKDLHHDDNNKQPNPNEEHSAKDDNEDFDDKNHLDDEQKNNDSKKGKKGAAVAGGGAAAAGAGAYAAKKHQDNKNESSDVKHDSNEKDDDTNENKDTKDETENTNKSKKAGLGGAVAGTGAAAAGSATAAKASGSGANNGGSGNNGNNNNNNNDNNNDDNNGNKKKSFLAKLLPILAALLILAAIAIFAGMALTGGNNGSDKSDDNKTAQKSDKDSNKDKKSDSDKDKNDSDDKANKDSDNGNNNSGSDSDNNSSTDNQSGDNNNSSADNQSGNDNNSSADNQSSDDNNSNASDNNSQDQQNSQSQQNNQSDQNANSNQNASNSSNSQNNSQGQRTHTVEGQNLYRIAIQYYGEGSPENVEKIRKANNIQGNDIHNGQRLVIPQ